In Montipora capricornis isolate CH-2021 chromosome 4, ASM3666992v2, whole genome shotgun sequence, a single genomic region encodes these proteins:
- the LOC138047321 gene encoding protein FAM135A-like has product MSGDLQATIEFSVEFSSFHNVDLFQRGYYQIRCTLKPPLKTVSCIEVEQRQSHVPGQQGTEYQCGSTITPSGLTAVTKTFQILYRNEAVPVNDSFLFRLYMLVNSDKMVQEVDQADFQMNVELLFSDSEYGIDSIDSLTVVSTQTLKLHMSCVKGLHHHVPILFDYYHFAVIDTTIHATVTALGLPNHSILRPAKNAWMSKQPSNQRVSSPTFYVSLFSNKALAPQSSKTAVVERQLQFAYDTHRSLCSTLLSSQVNLLAYLQCLMELLPESQRIGIGIVDFGEKLEGLCSAVESADGCEETFSQVCSDLNNLSSELALAWSQFLEFFTLNKAVLPFLREEHHKQRISHFSEAFFVRTHSWEELQNTADQQFQQHQSLAQSVKGSRYYQSIPPVQVECPLLDGDTTSIPIIFEDKYSFILPTEPVPPRNSQLEEVPFSLGADEVNGSSDESYLVIDVKDSDRVQNTEGGQQRMSEENGQDSDTQNTCEDKWTLQESPDDTVAGDDSSTNSLAELDQIDIALNGEIMDELRKVSSGLLENSLPSGVGDSENVLLSIQEDGHLADNESDAKENEYERTNDLKEGNLKDSQEQDFVDAAVINGIEMQPSIEVMNDDFEVSCLGVIENSNKQIAEEIVTTPNQESSLLNSHSNPTDSHARNTESSNGVNNPERSEMQQLTDGSQDELLPSSADTTAESGSCESPMTSDASPITSSFQSEAVTTQPGVTMNGVSSRNSVANGAPIPPPRKAKKKGIPKGLSSSSLGSCFPMACAGNMSPTFNLSRVDSVYGGSVRSRFEIAKRTVKRSLNYDCQLYSDRRIEGIREPYFSAQAPDGLQTHLVVCVHGLDGNSGDLRLVRCYLEMGLPSTRLDFLMSEINQPDTFVTFEEMTLKLVREITHHIEAFSLLPTKLSFVGHSLGNIIIRSALSHPEMRPFLDKVHTFLSLSGPHLGMLYPTSSLVSTGLWFMQKWKKSDSLLQLSLHDHPDPRQTFVYKLSQSEGLQYFKNILLVSSVQDHYVPYHSARMETCRAATRENTELATAYKEMIDNLLKPLEDRKDMNLIRYSVYHNLPSSANSFIGRAAHIAMLDSELFIEKLLLVSALDYFR; this is encoded by the exons ATGTCGGGAGATCTTCAAGCAACAATTGAATTCTCTGTGGAGTTTTCATCGTTCCACAATGTTGATCTCTTCCAAAGAGG ATATTATCAAATTCGTTGCACACTGAAACCACCCCTAAAGACTGTATCTTGCATTGAAGTGGAGCAGAGACAGAGCCATGTACCAG GGCAACAGGGAACTGAATATCAATGTGGATCAACTATCACTCCATCTGGCTTGACAGctgtcacaaaaacatttcaaattctTTACAGGAATGAAGCTGTGCCAGTGAATgattcctttctttttcgtcTTTACATGTTGGTCAATAGTGATAAG ATGGTCCAGGAAGTTGACCAGGCTGATTTTCAAATGAATGTGGAACTATTATTCTCAGACTCAGAGTATGG aattgacTCAATTGATTCACTGACCGTAGTGAGTACCCAGACATTGAAGCTGCACATGTCCTGTGTCAAGGGGCTCCATCACCATGTGCCAATCCTATTTGATTATTATCACTTTGCCGTCATCGACACTACTATTCATGCTACTGTAACAGCACTTGGTTTGCCTAATCACAG CATTCTAAGACCTGCCAAGAATGCCTGGATGTCCAAACAGCCTTCCAATCAACGTGTCTCCTCACCTACTTTCTATGTTTCGTTGTTCAGTAACAAAGCGTTGGCTCCTCAG AGCTCTAAGACCGCTGTTGTTGAAAGGCAGTTGCAGTTTGCTTATGACACCCACAG GTCATTATGTAGTACGTTGTTGTCTTCTCAAGTAAATCTGTTAGCTTATTTACAGTGTCTAATGGAACTTCTTCCTGAAAGCCAGAGAATTGGAATAG GCATAGTGGACTTTGGTGAAAAACTGGAGGGTCTGTGCAGTGCAGTAGAG AGTGCAGATGGATGCGAGGAAACATTTTCACAAGTTTGCAGTGATCTGAACAACTTAAGTTCAGAG TTGGCCTTAGCTTGGTCTCAGTTTTTAGAGTTCTTCACTCTTAACAAAGCTGTTTTACCTTTCCTGAGAGAAGAGCATCATAAACAAAGA ATATCTCATTTCTCTGAGGCTTTTTTTGTAAGGACGCATTCATGGGAAGAACTTCAGAACACAGCAGACCAACA GTTTCAGCAGCATCAGAGCTTGGCTCAAAGTGTTAAGGGGTCTCGTTATTATCAATCCATACCTCCTGTGCAAGTGGAATGCCCATTGCTGGATGGTGATACTACTTCCATTCCAATTATTTTTGAAGACAAGTACAGCTTTATACTCCCTACAGAGCCAG TGCCTCCTAGAAATTCTCAGTTGGAAGAGGTGCCTTTTTCTCTGGGGGCAGACGAGGTGAATGGATCCTCGGATGAAAGTTATCTTGTTATTGATGTCAAAG ATTCTGACCGGGTTCAGAATACAGAAGGAGGGCAGCAAAGAATGTCTGAAGAGAACGGACAAGACAGTGATACACAAAACACTTGTGAGGACAAATGGACCCTACAAGAGTCCCCTGATGATACAGTAGCGGGAGATGATTCTTCAACAAACAGTTTGGCTGAACTTGATCAGATCGATATTGCGTTGAATGGTGAAATAATGGACGAACTTAGAAAAGTTTCATCCGGTTTATtggaaaattcattgccaagtGGAGTCGGTGATTCTGAAAATGTGCTTCTGTCGATACAAGAGGATGGACATTTGGCTGATAATGAATCTGATGCTAAAGAGAATGAATACGAAAGAACAAACGATTTAAAAGAAGGGAATTTGAAAGATAGCCAAGAGCAGGACTTCGTGGATGCAGCAGTGATCAATGGAATTGAAATGCAACCGAGTATAGAAGTTATGAATGACGATTTTGAAGTATCTTGTCTAGGAGTTATTGAAAATTCGAATAAACAAATCGCCGAGGAAATTGTAACAACCCCAAATCAGGAATCTTCGCTTCTTAATTCTCATAGTAACCCGACAGACTCCCACGCTAGAAATACGGAGAGTTCAAACGGAGTGAATAATCCGGAAAGGTCTGAAATGCAACAACTTACAGATGGCTCACAGGACGAATTACTTCCTTCCTCGGCCGACACTACTGCCGAGTCGGGTAGTTGCGAATCCCCGATGACTTCCGACGCTTCTCCGATCACATCTTCGTTTCAGTCGGAGGCTGTCACGACACAGCCTGGCGTTACGATGAACGGAGTTTCGTCGCGCAACTCGGTTGCCAACGGCGCTCCCATCCCTCCACCACGAAAAGCCAAAAAGAAGGGAATTCCTAAGGGATTGTCTTCGAGTTCGTTAGGAAGCTGTTTTCCGATGGCTTGTGCGGGCAACATGTCACCTACGTTTAATTTATCGCGAGTTGATTCAGTTTATGGAGGAAGTGTAAGATCAAG GTTCGAAATTGCCAAAAGAACAGTAAAGCGCAGTTTAAACTACGATTGTCAGCTCTACAG TGACAGGCGCATTGAAGGGATTCGCGAACCTTACTTTAGTGCCCAGGCTCCTGATGGCCTGCAAACTCACTTGGTTGTGTGCGTACATGGTTTGGATGGGAACAGTGGCGATCTTCGTCTAGTGCGTTGTTACTTAGAGATGGGACTGCCTTCTACGAGACTGGACTTTCTCATGTCTGAGATAAATCAG CCGGACACCTTTGTGACGTTTGAAGAGATGACCCTGAAGCTTGTGCGGGAAATCACGCATCATATTGAAGCCTTTAGCCTACTTCCAACAAAACTTAG CTTTGTGGGtcattcccttgggaacattaTCATACGGTCCGCTCTCAGCCACCCTGAAATGAGACCTTTTCTGGATAAGGTCCACACGTTCCTATCCCTTTCAGGCCCACATTTAGGAATGCTTTATCCAACCAGCTCACTCGTCAGTACTG GTTTGTGGTTTATGCAGAAGTGGAAGAAATCCGATTCCTTGCTGCAGCTGTCGTTACACGATCATCCCGATCCACGTCAAACTTTTGTCTACAAGCTGAGTCAATCAGAAG GTCTGCAGTATTTCAAGAACATTCTTCTTGTAAGTTCGGTTCAAGATCATTACGTACCCTACCACTCAGCCAGGATGGAGACTTGCCGTGCGGCGACTAGAGAAAACACTGAGTTAG
- the LOC138047338 gene encoding protein phosphatase 1 regulatory subunit 42-like yields MGKITFEMIAKSPSHTKKRRDETVQQYVRRLTHLYFSEKNIDEIDNLYHCRNLSVLYLYDNNISKIKNLGFASNLTHLYLQKNEITKIEGLNNLRRLTKLYLGSNSITVIEGLENLESLRELHIEKQDLPPGEKLLFEPRSLQALSKSLCVLNISENNIDSIEELKCLINMTQFFTENNCLSDMKELSRVLDAWQSLWRLEITGNPLCNKKKYRDRVIVMSKSIVMLDGKEINETAKRFLMNWKASRDARRRQRRRFHMLEGGTSNFISGSSNAFSSVPSLPPIQAPQNSVENAALYDGIITGIPHSDALPRSTRPLAAIMQARVPNSTLLNRKPAEDVAQSRFPNIFAPARSIISEGNWEAESDIHSGPPLPIQT; encoded by the exons ATGGGAAAGATAACTTTCGAAATGATCGCGAAATCTCCAAGCCACACCAAGAAACGAAGAGATGAAACTGTTCAACAATATGTGCGAAGATTGACTCATCTatatttttctgaaaagaaCATTGACGAAATA GACAACCTCTATCACTGCCGAAATCTATCAGTTCTCTATCTTTATGACAATAACATTTCAAAGATCAAGAACCTTGGATTTGCAAGCAACTTGACCCATTTGTACCTCCAAAAGAATGAAATCACAAAGATAGAGGGACTTAACAACCTCAGAAGATTAACAAAGTT GTACCTTGGTTCAAATTCAATTACAGTCATTGAAGGGTTAGAAAATTTAGAAAGTCTAAGGGAGCTCCACATCGAGAAACAAGACCTACCACCTGGAGAAAAACTGCTCTTTGAGCCACGATCACTGCAGGCTTTGTCT AAGTCCTTGTGTGTGCTGAACATATCAGAGAACAACATTGATTCCATTGAGGAGTTGAAATGCCTGATAAATATGACTCAGTTTTTCACAGAAAACAACTGCCTTTCAGACATGAAG GAACTTTCTAGAGTGTTGGATGCATGGCAGTCATTGTGGCGGTTGGAAATAACTGGAAATCCATTGTGTAACAAGAAAAAGTACAGAGACAGAGTAATAGTCATGTCAAAATCTATAG TTATGTTGGATGGCAAGGAAATTAATGAAACCGCCAAAAGATTTCTGATGAATTGGAAAGCTAGTAGAGATGCCAGAAGACGACAGAGGAGACGATTTCACATGCTGGAGGGAGGGACTTCCAACTTCATCTCAGGCTCATCAAATGCATTCTCCAGTGTCCCTTCCCTACCACCAATCCAAGCCCCTCAGAACTCAGTTGAAAATGCTGCACTGTATGATGGTATAATCACGGGAATCCCACATTCTGATGCTCTTCCAAGAAGCACTAGACCACTGGCTGCAATAATGCAGGCAAGAGTTCCCAACTCCACTTTGTTGAACAGGAAACCAGCAGAAGATGTTGCGCAATCAAG GTTTCCAAACATCTTTGCACCTGCTCGTTCAATAATATCAGAGGGGAACTGGGAGGCAGAAAGTGACATTCACAGTGGTCCACCCCTGCCAAttcaaacttaa